A stretch of Streptococcus chenjunshii DNA encodes these proteins:
- a CDS encoding thiolase family protein: MEHQGVMNHTQLRSYSRSVSIIGVGCTPFMEILGSPETEGLTEGELFGYAALEAMKDAGVEPKDIDYYFHGQANPNFVSEYITPNMQVANWFGMKGKGSMHHSEACCTGYLALEIAVMAVASGKYDIVLSGSADMGASLPVEGQPAHKRRSFSLEEFNTSLKYIYDRAYTRGMQAGMYTIFDDLAALYARDHKLDAETMDRVLCAMAVNNRYNASKDPLAKLRQTYDEAAKEKGFSTAMEFMQSPFNPKIGDYMRVSGLEERSEGAAAVIVCPTEMAYQYTDQPIVVLGTGSSALEASNPHLERRATREACQQVYGITGIKPEEIDLFYANDFVITSHLDAAEIAGYLPQENGYQYVLDGRTRFDGDKPINTNGGRTSFGHAHAASGLADIYEAVKQMRGECGERQVKKLPKTAMLRGFGGSQNVSATILRKG, from the coding sequence ATGGAACACCAAGGCGTAATGAATCACACGCAGCTAAGGTCTTACAGCCGCAGCGTCTCCATTATAGGAGTTGGCTGCACGCCTTTTATGGAAATTTTAGGGAGCCCCGAGACAGAGGGCCTGACAGAAGGGGAACTTTTTGGTTATGCAGCGCTTGAAGCAATGAAGGATGCAGGAGTAGAGCCTAAAGATATTGACTATTATTTTCATGGGCAGGCCAACCCTAACTTTGTTTCCGAGTATATCACACCTAACATGCAGGTCGCTAATTGGTTTGGCATGAAAGGTAAAGGTTCAATGCATCATTCGGAAGCTTGCTGCACAGGCTATTTGGCTCTAGAAATTGCTGTTATGGCAGTAGCTTCCGGGAAATATGATATTGTTCTGTCAGGGTCAGCAGATATGGGTGCCAGTCTTCCGGTTGAAGGGCAGCCAGCTCATAAACGTCGCAGTTTTAGTTTAGAAGAATTTAACACGTCTTTAAAATATATCTACGACCGAGCCTACACCAGAGGAATGCAGGCCGGCATGTATACCATTTTCGATGATTTGGCAGCCCTTTATGCCAGAGATCATAAATTAGACGCCGAGACAATGGACAGAGTTCTTTGCGCAATGGCTGTCAATAATCGCTATAATGCTTCCAAAGATCCCTTAGCAAAGCTACGGCAGACTTATGATGAAGCGGCTAAAGAAAAAGGCTTCTCCACCGCTATGGAATTCATGCAGTCACCTTTTAATCCCAAAATTGGAGATTATATGCGCGTAAGCGGACTGGAAGAACGCAGTGAAGGCGCAGCGGCAGTTATCGTCTGCCCGACAGAAATGGCCTATCAATATACAGATCAGCCGATTGTTGTTTTAGGTACCGGTTCGTCCGCTCTTGAGGCTTCTAATCCGCACCTAGAACGCCGGGCAACACGCGAGGCCTGCCAGCAAGTTTATGGCATAACCGGCATCAAACCAGAAGAGATAGACCTTTTCTACGCCAATGACTTTGTTATCACTTCACACTTAGATGCTGCTGAGATAGCTGGCTATCTCCCGCAAGAAAATGGTTATCAGTATGTCTTAGATGGCCGGACCCGCTTTGATGGAGACAAGCCAATAAACACCAATGGCGGCCGGACTTCTTTTGGTCATGCCCATGCAGCTTCTGGTTTAGCTGATATTTATGAGGCTGTTAAACAGATGCGCGGTGAATGCGGTGAGCGTCAAGTTAAAAAACTGCCAAAAACAGCTATGCTGCGCGGTTTTGGCGGCAGTCAAAATGTATCAGCGACGATTTTGAGAAAGGGATAG
- a CDS encoding ribonuclease, with the protein MSWEFILMMFFFIFIIGLVTVASVFSNIANIAKWLGLGAIAGNVLNNKINANAAVKSGRQFRKRKMKIKNPIAEKVADFISPPTGEEAEPLVQKDYQEFQEFIEWKKSKNKQE; encoded by the coding sequence ATGAGTTGGGAATTTATTTTAATGATGTTTTTCTTTATCTTTATTATTGGTCTAGTGACAGTAGCCTCTGTATTTTCTAATATTGCTAATATCGCTAAATGGCTCGGTTTGGGGGCTATAGCAGGCAATGTTTTAAATAATAAAATCAACGCAAATGCAGCTGTTAAATCTGGAAGACAGTTTCGGAAGCGAAAAATGAAGATTAAAAATCCTATAGCTGAAAAGGTAGCTGATTTTATTTCACCGCCAACAGGTGAAGAAGCAGAACCCTTAGTACAAAAAGATTACCAAGAATTTCAGGAATTTATAGAATGGAAGAAATCTAAGAATAAGCAAGAATAA
- the buk gene encoding butyrate kinase encodes MAEYKILTINPGSTSTKIAYFEGKKAVFTENVAHDSSELAQFDRLSQQLDYRKTLIEKCLADSSMTLSDLDAVVGRGGGLMPLAGGVYEVNDQLYRDAKNGANGVEHPANLGPQLARYFARKASCSAFVVNPPDTDEYQDLARMTGVKGVYRTCHLHALNLKETALHHAGQQKEVYQKVNYIVCHIGGGISISAHRRGQMIDGTDIVGGEGPMAPTRAGSLPLTGVAELLNEGASASDLRKLCTKNGGFISLLGSADAKAIFAAAQRGAEAEQLAWDSMIYQIAKTIGQMAAVLKGDIQAILLSGGLVNNADLVSQITDYCQWIAPVYAYPGEFEMQAMANGVSRVLAGQEEVKTYTGRPVWTKEAFPF; translated from the coding sequence ATGGCTGAATATAAGATTTTAACGATTAACCCTGGTTCAACATCGACTAAGATTGCTTATTTTGAGGGCAAGAAAGCTGTTTTTACAGAAAATGTTGCTCATGACAGCAGTGAATTAGCACAATTTGACAGACTTTCACAGCAATTAGATTACCGCAAAACCTTGATTGAAAAATGTCTCGCAGACAGTTCGATGACACTGAGTGATTTGGATGCTGTTGTTGGACGAGGTGGAGGTCTGATGCCGCTGGCAGGCGGTGTTTACGAGGTCAATGATCAGTTGTACAGGGATGCTAAGAATGGGGCTAATGGGGTAGAGCATCCGGCCAATCTTGGTCCTCAGTTGGCACGCTATTTTGCCCGCAAGGCTTCTTGTTCGGCTTTTGTGGTTAATCCTCCTGATACGGATGAATATCAGGATCTGGCTCGGATGACAGGAGTTAAAGGCGTTTACCGCACCTGTCATCTCCATGCCTTGAATCTTAAGGAAACAGCCTTGCACCATGCTGGGCAACAAAAAGAAGTCTATCAAAAAGTTAATTATATCGTCTGTCATATTGGCGGGGGAATTTCGATTTCTGCTCATCGTAGAGGTCAGATGATTGATGGTACAGATATTGTCGGAGGCGAAGGACCGATGGCACCGACACGTGCTGGCAGCCTGCCTTTAACGGGAGTAGCAGAGCTTCTCAATGAGGGTGCTTCTGCTTCTGACCTCAGAAAACTGTGTACAAAAAACGGTGGTTTTATCAGTCTTTTAGGAAGTGCAGATGCTAAAGCCATTTTTGCGGCTGCACAAAGAGGAGCTGAGGCCGAACAGCTGGCTTGGGATAGCATGATTTATCAAATCGCTAAAACAATCGGGCAAATGGCTGCTGTTCTAAAAGGCGATATTCAAGCTATATTGCTAAGCGGCGGTTTGGTTAATAATGCGGACTTAGTGAGTCAAATCACTGACTATTGTCAGTGGATAGCCCCTGTTTACGCTTATCCGGGAGAATTTGAAATGCAGGCAATGGCCAATGGCGTCAGCCGAGTTTTGGCAGGACAGGAAGAGGTAAAAACTTATACAGGTCGGCCTGTTTGGACTAAAGAGGCGTTTCCGTTTTGA
- a CDS encoding acyl carrier protein — protein sequence MTELEKNVLELVAQAFNKDVAEIGLDTAFKDDLAASSLVMVSLIANIEEELDVMIPISEAAKFKTVADLTAAVAAEV from the coding sequence ATGACTGAATTAGAGAAAAATGTTTTGGAATTGGTTGCACAGGCTTTTAATAAAGATGTTGCTGAAATAGGTTTAGACACAGCCTTTAAAGATGATTTAGCCGCTTCCTCGCTTGTCATGGTGAGTCTGATTGCTAACATTGAAGAAGAACTGGATGTTATGATTCCTATTTCTGAGGCTGCTAAGTTTAAAACAGTCGCTGACTTGACTGCAGCTGTAGCCGCAGAAGTGTAG
- the queA gene encoding tRNA preQ1(34) S-adenosylmethionine ribosyltransferase-isomerase QueA — MKTDSFDFNLPEELIAQTPLEKRDSSKLLVIDRNTHKMLDSHFDHIIDELNPGDALVMNDTRVLPARLHGEKKETHGHVELLLLKNIQGDQWEVLAKPAKRLKTGSQISFGDGRLTAIVVKELPEGGRLVEFSYKGIFLEVLESLGEMPLPPYIHEKLADRDRYQTVYAKENGSAAAPTAGLHFTPELLQKIKDKGVKLVYLTLHVGLGTFRPVAADDIKEHKMHSEFYTLSETAAQTLRDVKTEGGRIVAVGTTSIRTLETIGRKFQGQIQADSGWTDIFIKPGYHFQIVDAFSTNFHLPKSTLIMLVSAFAGQEFVLEAYQHAIEENYRFFSFGDAMFVK; from the coding sequence ATGAAAACAGACAGCTTTGACTTTAACCTGCCGGAAGAATTGATTGCGCAGACTCCCTTAGAAAAGCGGGATTCTTCCAAACTTCTGGTTATTGACCGCAACACACACAAGATGCTTGACAGTCATTTTGACCATATTATAGATGAACTGAATCCGGGAGATGCTCTTGTCATGAATGATACAAGAGTTCTGCCGGCCCGTCTTCACGGAGAGAAAAAGGAAACACACGGCCATGTAGAGCTGCTGCTGCTTAAAAATATTCAGGGCGATCAATGGGAAGTCTTAGCTAAACCGGCTAAACGTCTGAAAACAGGCAGTCAGATTAGTTTTGGAGATGGACGTCTCACAGCTATAGTGGTCAAAGAGCTGCCGGAAGGCGGACGTCTTGTAGAATTCAGCTATAAAGGAATTTTTTTAGAAGTTTTGGAAAGTCTTGGGGAGATGCCGTTGCCGCCCTATATTCATGAAAAATTGGCAGACCGAGATCGCTATCAGACCGTTTACGCTAAAGAAAACGGCTCCGCCGCCGCTCCGACAGCCGGGCTGCATTTTACACCTGAACTGCTGCAGAAAATTAAGGATAAGGGTGTCAAACTGGTTTATCTGACCCTTCATGTAGGACTGGGAACCTTCCGTCCGGTTGCAGCCGACGACATTAAAGAACATAAAATGCATTCTGAATTTTACACGCTTTCCGAAACTGCCGCTCAGACTCTGCGGGACGTTAAGACTGAGGGCGGACGTATTGTTGCTGTCGGAACCACCTCTATCCGTACATTGGAAACAATCGGCCGGAAATTTCAAGGACAGATTCAGGCTGACTCCGGCTGGACAGATATTTTTATCAAACCAGGCTATCACTTTCAAATAGTGGATGCTTTCTCAACCAATTTTCACCTGCCCAAGTCCACCCTCATTATGCTAGTCTCAGCCTTCGCCGGACAGGAATTTGTCCTAGAGGCTTACCAGCATGCTATTGAAGAAAATTACCGTTTCTTCAGCTTTGGTGACGCCATGTTTGTCAAATAA
- a CDS encoding cation transporter has translation MNQKAIEKKSLMVSTFGNGFMGAAGVAVYVITDLNALLLDAVFSVITFISSVMAFYISKNSKKRTASFPNGMYFLEPLYAFIKSVATLMLLVIAFLESAANAYAYFVDHVGLPMNSGPVVPYTSLMVLISFSLAAYNRRQNKKISNISTILTAEAKGNFADGLISAGVGLAFLLLYFVPIEGSLGFLHYTGDFFVTAVLVAISIKEPVQTLIVSFKEFAHSTTQDHYVIERVHHIFAKHLADEKENLNILIFKQGMNISIKVYVLAAEEPEFIDRLLQNKDDVSQDLEQTFEHFSLEYSF, from the coding sequence ATGAATCAAAAAGCTATTGAAAAAAAGTCTTTGATGGTGTCAACTTTCGGCAACGGTTTCATGGGCGCAGCCGGGGTGGCTGTCTATGTGATTACGGATTTGAACGCTCTCCTGCTGGATGCTGTTTTTTCAGTGATTACTTTTATCTCCTCAGTAATGGCCTTTTATATTTCCAAAAACAGTAAAAAGCGGACCGCTTCTTTCCCGAATGGCATGTATTTTTTGGAGCCTCTCTATGCTTTTATCAAGTCTGTAGCAACGCTGATGCTGCTGGTTATTGCTTTTTTGGAATCCGCTGCTAATGCCTATGCTTATTTTGTTGATCATGTCGGCCTTCCCATGAATTCGGGCCCAGTAGTGCCCTACACTTCTCTTATGGTTCTTATCAGTTTTTCTTTGGCTGCATACAACCGCAGACAAAATAAAAAAATCAGCAATATCAGCACCATTTTAACAGCTGAAGCAAAGGGCAATTTTGCAGACGGCCTGATTTCTGCCGGAGTAGGCTTGGCTTTTTTGCTTTTATATTTTGTGCCTATTGAAGGTTCTTTAGGTTTTCTTCATTACACTGGAGATTTTTTTGTCACTGCGGTTTTGGTCGCCATTTCTATTAAAGAACCTGTTCAGACTTTGATTGTCTCCTTTAAAGAATTTGCCCATTCAACAACACAGGATCATTATGTCATCGAACGTGTACATCATATTTTTGCTAAGCACTTAGCCGATGAAAAGGAAAATCTTAATATCCTGATTTTTAAACAGGGTATGAATATTAGTATCAAGGTTTATGTCTTGGCGGCGGAAGAACCGGAGTTTATTGACCGACTGCTGCAAAACAAGGATGATGTCAGTCAGGATTTGGAGCAGACTTTCGAACATTTCAGTTTAGAGTACTCTTTTTAA
- a CDS encoding phosphate acyltransferase — MDILERVYQKAQKQPARMVFPEAYDEKILQAAYQAGKKGYIKPVLVGYPQKIKALCQDLQLDSQVFTIYDVEDDELKETLLSAYANYPYAIFKGKSLKRRLADPLYYALVLTALDKADAAFAGISQPTGDIILAGQSIVGLKKGISTVSSCGVMQIPGFKGSEGDLLAFGDAAVCQNPDASELASIAIATCETVHSLLDWEPRCALLSYSSLGSGSGELADKVVEAVRIANEQRPDLAIEGEFQLDTAINPSSAAKKVSQSSEVAGRANVIIFPDLNAGNIGVKLVQQFAQADAYGPMITGMNKVISDCSRSAPVSELVGNIALTAVRAMY; from the coding sequence ATGGATATATTGGAAAGAGTTTATCAGAAAGCTCAGAAACAGCCTGCCCGTATGGTTTTTCCTGAAGCCTATGATGAGAAAATATTGCAGGCGGCTTATCAGGCTGGAAAGAAAGGTTATATTAAGCCTGTTTTGGTGGGCTATCCACAAAAGATTAAAGCACTGTGTCAAGATCTGCAGCTAGACAGCCAGGTGTTTACGATTTATGATGTAGAGGATGATGAGTTAAAAGAGACCTTACTGAGTGCCTACGCTAATTATCCTTATGCTATTTTTAAGGGAAAATCCCTGAAACGCCGGCTGGCTGATCCCTTATATTATGCTTTGGTTTTAACCGCCCTGGATAAGGCTGACGCAGCTTTCGCCGGAATCTCTCAACCAACAGGCGATATTATTTTAGCCGGACAAAGTATTGTAGGTCTAAAAAAAGGGATAAGCACAGTTTCAAGCTGCGGAGTTATGCAAATCCCTGGTTTCAAGGGTTCTGAAGGTGATTTGCTTGCTTTTGGCGATGCGGCAGTGTGCCAAAATCCTGATGCATCAGAACTTGCCAGTATTGCTATAGCCACTTGTGAAACAGTGCATTCGCTCTTAGATTGGGAACCGCGCTGTGCCTTGCTTTCTTACTCCAGTTTGGGCAGCGGCAGCGGTGAATTGGCAGACAAGGTCGTTGAAGCAGTCAGAATAGCTAATGAACAGCGGCCGGATTTAGCAATTGAAGGTGAGTTTCAGCTTGACACTGCCATCAATCCATCATCTGCAGCTAAGAAAGTGTCGCAGTCTTCTGAAGTTGCCGGACGGGCGAATGTTATCATTTTTCCGGATTTAAATGCGGGCAATATTGGAGTGAAACTGGTTCAGCAATTTGCTCAGGCTGATGCTTACGGCCCCATGATTACCGGTATGAATAAGGTGATTAGCGACTGTTCACGCAGTGCCCCAGTTTCTGAGCTGGTGGGCAACATCGCTCTAACTGCCGTACGAGCCATGTATTAA
- a CDS encoding Zn-ribbon domain-containing OB-fold protein codes for MEKIVKKYYDALDEGQLLGRQCSGCGAVEFPPVLTCNACGELHDMNWVEISGKGRMVDFFLPGMMTHQPVNDDLKPYAYGSVEITEGAYFNCIIKGVKKKNRDFMEAHLPDVPVHAVIVPRDGYKMVVFAVDEEFLEKAP; via the coding sequence ATGGAAAAAATTGTAAAAAAGTATTATGATGCTTTAGATGAGGGTCAGCTGCTGGGACGCCAATGTTCGGGCTGCGGTGCAGTGGAATTTCCTCCCGTTTTAACCTGCAACGCTTGCGGGGAATTACATGATATGAACTGGGTTGAAATCTCCGGAAAAGGCAGAATGGTTGACTTCTTTCTGCCGGGTATGATGACCCATCAGCCAGTAAATGACGATCTGAAGCCTTATGCCTACGGATCGGTTGAAATCACTGAAGGAGCTTATTTTAACTGTATTATAAAAGGCGTCAAAAAGAAAAACCGTGATTTTATGGAGGCGCATCTCCCGGATGTCCCCGTCCATGCTGTTATTGTTCCTAGGGACGGCTATAAAATGGTTGTCTTTGCTGTTGATGAAGAGTTTCTGGAAAAGGCACCGTAA